TTCTTCTGTTTCATCAGAAAATTGGCGCAGCCAGTCGGCAATATTTAGGTTGGCATTGGCAAAAAATGCCGAGTTGTCGGAGGGTAAATAGGTGGGTGCCGTAGTGATGCCCCATTTAAAACTGCCTGTATGTGGCTGTTCATCGGGCAGCATAATGGTTTGATAAAAAGCCGTTGCGGCTAAACTGTTGTTGGCAATAATGGCAATTTTTTGCCCGCGCTGTACCTGAAAACTGAGGTTGCTAAATAAAACCTGCCCATTTAATTCGCAGCCCAAGCCTTCAACTTCTAAAATTTGCTCGCCGGCTTCGCGCTGCATATCGTTAAACATAATGGCGGGGTATTTGCGGCTCGAGGGGCGAATGTCTTCGAGTTTTATTTTTTCTAAGGCTTTTTTACGGCTGGTGGCTTGTTTTGATTTTGAGGCATTGGCCGAAAACCGGGCAATAAAAGTTTTGAGGTCGGCAATTTTATCTTCGGCTTTTTTGTTTTTATCTAAGGCTTGTTTTAGCAGTAACTGGCTCGATTCGTACCAAAACGAGTAATTTCCGGAAAAAATGGTAATTTTCTGAAAATCAATATCGGCAACGTGGGTGCAAACGGCATCTAAAAAATGCCTATCGTGCGAAACTACTAATACAGTATTTTGATAATCGGCTAAAAAATTTTCTAACCAGTCTATTGTATTTAAGTCGAGGTCGTTTGTTGGCTCGTCTAATAATAAAATATCCGGATTGCCAAATAAGGCCTGTGCTAATAAAACGCGCACTTTTTCTTTGCCGTCTAAGTCTTTAACCATTTGGTAGTGTAAACTTTCGGCTATACCTAAATTGCTCAACAATGTTGCAGCATCACTTTCGGCGTTCCAGCCGTCCATTTCGGCAAATATGCTTTCTAACTCGCCAACTAAATGGCCATCTTCTTCGGTAAAGTCGGGTTTGGCGTACAGGGCTTCTTTTTGTTGGATAATTTTGTACAATTTTTCGTTGCCCATAATTACCGCATCTAAAACTGGAAACTCGTCAAACTCGTAACGATTTTGTTTTAATACACTTAGGCGTTGGTTTTTGCCAATTTCAACACTGCCGGTTGTGGGGTCAACCTCGCCCGATAGTATTTTTAAAAAAGTACTTTTTCCGGCACCATTAGCGCCAATAATGCCATAACAGTTTCCGGGCGTAAATTTTAAATTTACATCTTCAAACAGCACACGCTTGCCATGCCGCAACGATAAATTGCTAACCGAAATCATTCGTAAATAATAAATAGGGTATTTTAATGCTAAAACTACGTAAGGGTTGCAAAGGTACGCCTATTTAATGGCTTTTTACGAAAAAAATATTTTTAATATGAAAAGATAAGGCAGAATTTTCAATTCTTA
The sequence above is drawn from the Sphingobacteriales bacterium genome and encodes:
- a CDS encoding ATP-binding cassette domain-containing protein; the protein is MISVSNLSLRHGKRVLFEDVNLKFTPGNCYGIIGANGAGKSTFLKILSGEVDPTTGSVEIGKNQRLSVLKQNRYEFDEFPVLDAVIMGNEKLYKIIQQKEALYAKPDFTEEDGHLVGELESIFAEMDGWNAESDAATLLSNLGIAESLHYQMVKDLDGKEKVRVLLAQALFGNPDILLLDEPTNDLDLNTIDWLENFLADYQNTVLVVSHDRHFLDAVCTHVADIDFQKITIFSGNYSFWYESSQLLLKQALDKNKKAEDKIADLKTFIARFSANASKSKQATSRKKALEKIKLEDIRPSSRKYPAIMFNDMQREAGEQILEVEGLGCELNGQVLFSNLSFQVQRGQKIAIIANNSLAATAFYQTIMLPDEQPHTGSFKWGITTAPTYLPSDNSAFFANANLNIADWLRQFSDETEETFIRGFLGKMLFTGEEVFKSCAVLSGGEKMRCMISRMMMLKGNVLLMDEPTNHLDLESITALNNGLKDFKGTLLFTTRDHALAQSIANRIIELTPTHCIDRETNFDEYKMSNSMAT